A stretch of the Sorangium aterium genome encodes the following:
- a CDS encoding pectinesterase family protein, whose translation MPRPRFYLALASLLALSCSLACSSEQGADDPASSAGGGSSAASSGQPNGTTGSGSAASSGGSGGAGAGGAAGAGTGGTGGDDGGGGSGEGGSGGGGGSGEGGSGDGGSEGGGTSDCNSVTGGALIEVNRDGSGDFTSVQAAINSVVKSNTTPTVIRIAPGTYSEKLVVDRPHVTLCGQTGRAETTVLTYGDNANTSNGAGGTLGTSGSFSVNISASDVSAENITFANSTGPGVQAVALLVTGSRVQFRRCRALGYQDTLYVKGGTQYFRDCTIEGSVDFIFGGATAVFEDCTMHNAAGGSAITAPSTDESTPFGIVFLGGRATAASSVRFGSVALGRNWRPYGATTYLGTELGAHIAPVGWVRMGDNTLATARFAEHMTTGPGAKASQRAPESSQLSAAEAARYTVENMLAPWKPTFAD comes from the coding sequence ATGCCGCGTCCCCGCTTCTACCTGGCGCTCGCTTCCCTTCTTGCACTCTCTTGCTCCCTCGCGTGTTCGAGCGAGCAGGGCGCCGATGATCCGGCCTCGTCCGCCGGAGGTGGCTCGTCCGCCGCCTCCAGCGGGCAACCGAACGGCACGACGGGCAGCGGCAGCGCGGCGTCGTCCGGCGGCTCGGGAGGCGCTGGCGCCGGCGGAGCCGCCGGCGCGGGGACCGGCGGAACCGGCGGCGACGACGGCGGCGGCGGTTCAGGGGAAGGTGGTTCAGGCGGCGGCGGCGGTTCGGGTGAAGGTGGTTCAGGGGACGGTGGCTCGGAGGGCGGCGGTACGTCCGACTGCAACAGCGTGACGGGTGGAGCCCTCATCGAGGTGAACCGCGATGGTTCTGGCGATTTCACCTCGGTGCAGGCCGCGATCAACAGCGTCGTTAAATCGAACACGACGCCCACCGTCATTCGCATCGCCCCCGGGACCTACTCCGAGAAGCTCGTCGTCGACCGTCCCCACGTGACGCTCTGCGGCCAGACAGGTCGGGCGGAGACGACGGTGCTCACCTACGGTGACAACGCGAACACCTCGAACGGCGCAGGAGGCACGCTGGGCACGTCGGGGAGCTTCAGCGTCAATATCTCCGCGAGCGACGTCTCCGCCGAGAACATCACCTTCGCCAACAGCACGGGCCCGGGCGTGCAGGCCGTGGCCCTCCTCGTCACCGGCAGCCGCGTGCAGTTCCGCCGCTGCCGGGCCCTCGGTTACCAGGACACCCTCTATGTGAAGGGCGGAACCCAGTACTTCAGGGACTGCACCATCGAGGGCAGCGTCGACTTCATCTTCGGCGGCGCCACCGCCGTGTTCGAGGACTGTACGATGCACAACGCCGCGGGCGGCTCGGCGATCACAGCGCCGAGCACGGACGAATCGACTCCTTTCGGCATCGTGTTCCTGGGAGGACGGGCCACGGCGGCCAGCTCCGTCAGATTCGGCTCGGTCGCCCTGGGTCGCAACTGGCGCCCTTACGGCGCGACCACCTATCTCGGGACCGAGCTCGGCGCGCACATCGCGCCCGTCGGCTGGGTCCGCATGGGCGACAACACGCTCGCGACGGCGCGCTTCGCCGAGCACATGACCACGGGACCCGGCGCGAAGGCGAGCCAGCGAGCCCCCGAGTCCAGCCAGCTCAGCGCGGCCGAGGCCGCGCGCTACACGGTGGAGAACATGCTCGCGCCCTGGAAACCCACGTTTGCGGACTGA